The genomic interval CGTTGAGCGCGAGCCGCAGCGCTTCCTTCGCGACGGGCGCTTCTTTATCCGAGAAGAAATCCTCGGGATGCGTGTAGATGAGGATCATCGCGCCGTAGGGATGCGCGCGCAGTCTTTGCGGCGAGCCGTTGGGCCGCGCGTCTTCGTTGGTGGAGTAGTAGCGCGCGACGCGGGCCATATCCGCGTGCGCGCCGGCGGCGAAAACGTAAGCAATGTCGTGCCGGTAGCGCTCATCCGCGGCGGTGAGCAGCGCGAGGCCGCCGGCAAAGCTGAGTCCAAATACACCGACCGGGTTGCCGGTGCGCCGCGCGAGTTCCTTCACCGCTGCGCCGATGGAATCGATCTCGCTCGGTTCCACACGCAGCTCAGTGAGCGCGGTGATGTGCGGCGTGAGCACGGGCACGCCGACTCCAGCGAGCGCGCGCGCGAAAGCGCGCAAGCGCGGGTCGTCGACGCCGTCGAAGTGGACGCCGTGCACCACCACCATGCCCGCCGCCGCCGGATGCCGCGGCAGGTAGAGACGGGCGCGCATCGGGCCGGACGGCGCTTGGACCGCGATCTCGCTTTCGACGATCGCTTGCGCTACGAGCGTGCCAACCGCCGGCTGCGCCTTCGGGTCCGCCACCTTCTCGAGCACGTAGAGCGCGCGCAGATGCCACAGTGTCGGCATGCCAAGCGTGCCGGCGAGGAGCAGGACAATGGCCGCAGTCGCAGTCCAGGCGGCGGTCTGGAGGGCGCGTTTGCGGCGGGTGGTCACGCTGCGATACTACTGGCGCGCAATCGCTGTACTACAATGAAAATCGATGGCCAGCACAGTCCAGGCAGGCACGAAAACGGCGCGCGAGATTATCCAGCAGGTGCAGGTATCGCAGGCGCCGAATGGGGTGTGCTTCGCGGCGGCGGGCGAGACGGCGATCACGGCGAGCGAGCTCGAGCGCATGGTCGCGGCGGTTCCGCGCGCCATCGCGGCCGCGCTGGCCGAGGCGCGGAAGGCCTACTACTTCGTCCCACTGACGGTGAATGAGGGCGACGAGACGCTGATCGCCGACCGCTACGATGTCGCGCTCTCCGATCGTGCCGTCTGCCATCGCAACCTCGCCATCGGCGATTCGCAGTGTGTCTTCATCTCCACCCGCCTGATGGACGACAAGTTTTCCGTCGCTTTCGAGTTCTACATCAACGTGGGCCACGCCTTCGTCGAGCGCGCCGGAGTAGCGCACGAGTTCGCCGAGCTGGCGTGGAAGCAGGTGGAAGAGGGTGTCCGCGGCGAGACGAGTCTCGACGCGCATGATGCCCGCAAGCTCGCGCTGCCTACGCCCGGCGGCACGGTCAACGAACGCGCGCACAACGATTACCTTTCCGCTGCCTTCGCCGACTCCATCGCCATCTACATGCTGTCGTTGTATCTCGACGTGGATTACTACGAGCTGCGCGAGCGCGAGTATCCGCTGCTTGCCCCGCCGGCGCTCGCCGAGCGGCTAAAGAAGGTGGCGGAACTCTTCCCGCCGAACCCAAGCTTCGAGTTCAACGTCTTCTACCGCCGAAAAGCCTAGACCCGTTTCCACCACGAGCCTACTCACCACGGAGATACGGAGTGCACGGAGAACCCCAAGAAAACCTCTGTGTTCTCCGTGTCTCCATGGTGAAACGGTTTAAGCAAAGTCAGCGTGGAATCCGGCGCTTTCCGTGGTAATAATCGAGCTGTGATCGCGCACCTTCGCGGCAAGCTCATCTCGAAGCATCCCGGCCAGGCCATCGTGGAAGCCGGCGGCGTGGGCTACGACCTCGTCATCAGCGTGACCACATTCACCGAGCTGCCCCCGACCGGCGGCGAAGTCGCGCTGCACGTGCATACGCACGTGCGCGAGGATGCGCTGGCGCTATTTGGATTCCTGCGCGCGGAAGAAAAGCGGCTGTTCGAGCGGCTGATCTCCGTCTCGGGTGTGGGGCCGAAGCTGGCCATGACCATTTTGAGCGGCATGCCAAGCGCCGCGGACATTGTGGGCGCGATCCGCTCGAGCGACATCGGCCGGATGACCAAGATCCCCGGCGTGGGCAAAAAGACGGCGGAGCGCCTGGCGCTGGAGCTGAAAGACAAGCTCGACTCGTTCGGGGCGGCGCCGGCAAGAGCCGCAGCCGGCTCGCCGCTGGAAGAAGATGTGCTCTCTGCGCTGGTGAACCTGGGCTACCAGAGGCCGCACGCCGAGCGCGCGGTCGCGGCCGCGGCGGCGAATGGTGCGGGGCCAGACGGGAAAAAGTCGGCAAGCTTCGATGCGTTGTTCCGGCAAGCGTTGGCGGCGTTGTCCAAGTAGCAAGAACCTGAGATGCTTCGAGACCGAGACCCCGGCTGAAGAGAACGCCGGGGGCCCTCGGTCATCTCAGCATGA from Acidobacteriota bacterium carries:
- the ruvA gene encoding Holliday junction branch migration protein RuvA, yielding MIAHLRGKLISKHPGQAIVEAGGVGYDLVISVTTFTELPPTGGEVALHVHTHVREDALALFGFLRAEEKRLFERLISVSGVGPKLAMTILSGMPSAADIVGAIRSSDIGRMTKIPGVGKKTAERLALELKDKLDSFGAAPARAAAGSPLEEDVLSALVNLGYQRPHAERAVAAAAANGAGPDGKKSASFDALFRQALAALSK
- a CDS encoding alpha/beta hydrolase, producing the protein MTTRRKRALQTAAWTATAAIVLLLAGTLGMPTLWHLRALYVLEKVADPKAQPAVGTLVAQAIVESEIAVQAPSGPMRARLYLPRHPAAAGMVVVHGVHFDGVDDPRLRAFARALAGVGVPVLTPHITALTELRVEPSEIDSIGAAVKELARRTGNPVGVFGLSFAGGLALLTAADERYRHDIAYVFAAGAHADMARVARYYSTNEDARPNGSPQRLRAHPYGAMILIYTHPEDFFSDKEAPVAKEALRLALN